GCCCTTCTGGGCCTTGACCAGATCCAGCCCCGTGAACTTGTCGCCCACCCAGGCGTCCACCCGGCCCGCCATCAGCGCGGCCTGGGCGTCGGTGTCCTTGGGGAAGGTCTTGACGTCGCCCACTCCGGACACCTTGCGCACATTTTCCAGGTAGGTGGTGCCCACCTGCACGGCCACCGACTTGCCCGCCAGGTCCGCGGCGGTCAGGGGGCCGCCGGGCTTGGCGACAATCGCGCCGCCGGTGCAGTAGTGCGGGTTGGAGAAATCCACGGCCTTGGCACGCTGCGGCGTGATGCCGTGGCTGGCAATCACGAAGTCGTAGCGGTTTTGCTGCAGACCGATCAGCAGGTTGTCGAAGGGCTGCGTGACCCACTGCACCTTGAGACCCAGTTCCTTGGCGAGGTTCTCGGCCAGCTCGACCTCAAAGCCGGTCAGCTTCTTGCCTTCCAGAATATTGAAGGGAGGAAATGCTCCCTCGGTGGCGATCTTGATGGTGCCGCTCTGCTTGATCTCATCCCAGGTGCGGGCCTGGGCGGTGGTGGCGAGGAGGGTCAGGGCGGCAATGGTCAGAACCGTTTTTTTCATGTGTTCTCCTGTGGTCTGGATGCCAGCAATAATGGCGGTCCAGGATGGATTCCGGTCTTGAACACCGGGGGTGACTGTTGGCCGGTATTGTAGCGCCCACCCCATGAGGGAACATCGTGACCCTCTTTGCCGGGTCCCCGCCTGCCGCATGCGGATCGGCAGGCCAGAGACATCAGCAGGTCAGACACGAACAAACCGGGCCCTGATGGAGGCCCGGTTTGTTCGTGGTTTGTTCGTTCGGAACTGAACTGTTTCGCTGTGAAGCTCAGTCGGCCCCGACGACCTGCTGGGTGGGGTACTCGTAGCCCAGGTCGGGCGTGTCGGCCTGTCCACGCTTGCCCCCGGGCGTGCCACGGTCGATGGCGGCCTCGGTGGCCGTATCAAAGGCGTGCAGGCGGGTCTGGTCGACAACCAGCTCAATGGTGTCGCCGGGCTGCACTATGGCCTGACCTTCCACCTTGGCGGTAATGTCCTGACCGGCAACCTCGATGATCAGGTCGGTCTGGGCGCCCAGCGGCTCGACCACCACCACCGTGCCGCGCAGAACGTTGCCGCCCGTGGGAATGTCGGTCATGCCGATCACGCCGATGTGCTCGGGGCGGATGCCCATGGCGACTTCCTTGCCCTCGTAGCCCTTGAGGCTCTGGGCCAGGCGGCCCATGGCCGAGACGCGGTTCTCGCCCACCACAAATTCGCCGTTCTGCACGCGGGCATTCAGGAAGTTCATGCTCGGGCTGCCGATGAACCCGGCCACGAACTTGTTCTGGGGGAAGTCGTAGAGGTTCATGGGCGTGTCCACCTGCATAATCAGGCCGTCGCGCATCACCACGATGCGGTTGCCCAGCGTCATGGCCTCGACCTGGTCGTGGGTCACGTAGACGATGGTGGCCCCCAGGCGGCGGTGCAGCTGGTTGATCTGCGAGCGCATCTCGACGCGCAGCTTGGCGTCCAGGTTCGAGAGCGGCTCGTCCATCAGGAAGACCTTCGGCTCGCGCACGATGGCGCGTCCCATCGCCACACGCTGGCGCTGACCGCCGGAGAGTTCCTTGGGCTTGCGGCCCAGCAGGTGCTCGATCTGCAGGATCTTGGCCGCGTCACGAACGCGGCGCTCGATCTCTTCCTTGGGCGTCTTGCGGAGTTTCAGGCCGAAGGCCATGTTCTCGTAGACGTTCATGTGCGGATACAGCGCGTAGTTCTGGAAAACCATCGCGATGTCGCGGTCCTTGGGGGGCACGTCGTTCACCACGCGGTCCCCGATCTTCAGGATGCCGTCACTGATGTCTTCCAGACCCGCGATCATGCGCAGGGTGGTGGACTTGCCGCAGCCGGACGGCCCGACGAAGACCATGAATTCACGGTCTTCGATGTGCAGGTTGAAGTCCTTGACCGCGTGATGCTTCGTGCCGTACATCTTGTCGATGTGCTCCAGAATGACTTCTGCCATGAGTACGCCTACCTTTCGCCCCTGCTCTTGCCCGCGAAAGTCGCTTTCCTGCGTGAAGCCGTGCAGAGAAAACAGGTTCGGGCAACCGGGGTACGAGAACGAGAAACCCGGGGTTTACACTGACGCCACGCTGACCCCAGCAGTGTAACACGCCGGTTATCTGAATCAGGGTGGGGTCATTTTCAGTGTCTGCCGGCGCGCCCTGCCGTGTCCTCAGTACGAGTGGCCGCTGCGCGTGACCATCAGCCGCAACTCGTGCGGGCTGGTCGCGGCCTCCAGCGCCGCCTCCATGGTGATCAGGTGGTGCTGGTAGAGCTGCGCGAGGTGCTGGTCAAAGGTGTGCATCCCGCGGATGTTGTCCTCCACCAGGGCGTCCTTGATCAGCGGGGTCTTGTCCTCGTCCTTGATGTATTCCTGCACCAGCGGCGTGTTCAGCAGGACTTCCAGGCCCAGCACCCGCCCCACGCCGTCGGCTCGGCGCAGCAGGCGCTGACTGACGATGCCGACCAGGCTCTCGGCAAGCTGCAGGCGCACCTGGGGCCGCTCGTAGGGCGCAAAGAAGTCGATGATGCGGTTGACGCTGCGCACGGCGTCCTGGGTGTGCAGCGTGCTCAGGACCAAGTGGCCGGTCTGCGCCGCCGAGAGGGCCGCCTCCACCGTTTCCTTGTCGCGCATCTCGCCGATCATGATCACGTCGGGGTCCTGACGCATGGCGTACTTCAGGGCCGTGCGGAAGTCGCGGGTGTCGCTGCCGATCTCACGCTGCACGACAATGCTCTTCTTGTTGCGGTGCAGGATCTCGATGGGATCTTCCACCGTGATGACGTTGTGGGCGTACGTGCGGTTGATGTGGTCGAGGATGCTTGCCAGGGTCGTGGTCTTGCCCGACCCGGTGGGACCGGTCACCAGGATCAAGCCGCGTGGAGCGTCGGCCAGCCGGGTCATCACCTCGGCCGGCAGGCCCAGCGAATCGAAGCCGGGAATGGCGTCGGTCACGATGCGCATGACCACGCCCACCGCGCCGCGCTGACGGAAGATGTTGCAGCGGAAGCGGCCCAGCCCCGAGACGCTGTAGGCGAGGTCCAGCTCGTTGCGGTACGTGAAGTCGTCCCACTGGTCGGGGGTCATGAGCGCCTGGGCGAGCAGGGCCGTGTCCGGGGGCATCAGCAGCTGGGTACCGAAGGGAACGAGCTGCCCGTCGATGCGGCCCATCGGGGGACTGCCCGCCTGAAGGTGCACGTCGGAGACGCGGCGACCGATCATCTCGCGCAGCAGCTCGTCGAGGGTCATGCGCCGGGGTGACCGTGGGCCGGGTCAAGCGGCATGTTGTCAATCAGCCGGACGCCGAACATGCGGGCGGCGATGAGCACTCGGTTCATGACATCATTGTCCATAACCGCTCTTTCCTGCATGTCACGGCCCACCACGCTGAGGTAGTCCAGCGTCACCTCCGGTTCGGTCTGCAGCACCTCCAGCCCGGCCTGACGCAGCCTGTCGGCGCTGCGCTCGCCGGCCGCGTAGCGGACCTGCACGGCCCGCAGCGCCCGCGACAGCACGCTGGCCCGCTCCAGCTGTTCGCTCCGCAGGTAGCTGTTGCGGCTGCTCAGGGCCAGCCCCGAGGGCGCGCGCACGGTGGGCAGGCCCACCACATCCACCGCCACGTTCAGGTCGCGCACCATCTGCCGCAGCACGGCGAGCTGCTGCCAGTC
This DNA window, taken from Deinococcus aerophilus, encodes the following:
- a CDS encoding ABC transporter substrate-binding protein — its product is MKKTVLTIAALTLLATTAQARTWDEIKQSGTIKIATEGAFPPFNILEGKKLTGFEVELAENLAKELGLKVQWVTQPFDNLLIGLQQNRYDFVIASHGITPQRAKAVDFSNPHYCTGGAIVAKPGGPLTAADLAGKSVAVQVGTTYLENVRKVSGVGDVKTFPKDTDAQAALMAGRVDAWVGDKFTGLDLVKAQKGKVKAGALLFNERIAMAVKKGNSSLLKELNSALDKSLNNGSYAKISSKYFGEDVRCRN
- a CDS encoding ABC transporter ATP-binding protein, with the translated sequence MAEVILEHIDKMYGTKHHAVKDFNLHIEDREFMVFVGPSGCGKSTTLRMIAGLEDISDGILKIGDRVVNDVPPKDRDIAMVFQNYALYPHMNVYENMAFGLKLRKTPKEEIERRVRDAAKILQIEHLLGRKPKELSGGQRQRVAMGRAIVREPKVFLMDEPLSNLDAKLRVEMRSQINQLHRRLGATIVYVTHDQVEAMTLGNRIVVMRDGLIMQVDTPMNLYDFPQNKFVAGFIGSPSMNFLNARVQNGEFVVGENRVSAMGRLAQSLKGYEGKEVAMGIRPEHIGVIGMTDIPTGGNVLRGTVVVVEPLGAQTDLIIEVAGQDITAKVEGQAIVQPGDTIELVVDQTRLHAFDTATEAAIDRGTPGGKRGQADTPDLGYEYPTQQVVGAD
- a CDS encoding PilT/PilU family type 4a pilus ATPase, with translation MTLDELLREMIGRRVSDVHLQAGSPPMGRIDGQLVPFGTQLLMPPDTALLAQALMTPDQWDDFTYRNELDLAYSVSGLGRFRCNIFRQRGAVGVVMRIVTDAIPGFDSLGLPAEVMTRLADAPRGLILVTGPTGSGKTTTLASILDHINRTYAHNVITVEDPIEILHRNKKSIVVQREIGSDTRDFRTALKYAMRQDPDVIMIGEMRDKETVEAALSAAQTGHLVLSTLHTQDAVRSVNRIIDFFAPYERPQVRLQLAESLVGIVSQRLLRRADGVGRVLGLEVLLNTPLVQEYIKDEDKTPLIKDALVEDNIRGMHTFDQHLAQLYQHHLITMEAALEAATSPHELRLMVTRSGHSY